A genomic window from Silene latifolia isolate original U9 population chromosome Y, ASM4854445v1, whole genome shotgun sequence includes:
- the LOC141633789 gene encoding uncharacterized protein LOC141633789, whose product MAGEMESPFYPREKLIAKQKYYQAIQKHTYLKGPMDKITSVAIPFAFAGASLFMIGSGIYNMSHGVGKKE is encoded by the exons ATGGCCGGAGAGATGGAGTCCCCATTTTATCCTAGGGAGAAACTTATTGCAAAGCAGAAGTACTACCAAGCCATCCAAAAGCATACATATCTAAAAGGACCCATGGATAAGATCACCTCAGTCGCCATCCCTTTTGCGTTTGCCGGTGCTTCTCTGTTCATGATT GGCAGTGGGATCTATAACATGTCGCATGGAGTTGGAAAGAAAGAATGA